From a region of the Nocardioides ginsengisegetis genome:
- a CDS encoding helix-turn-helix domain-containing protein produces the protein MEQQQLFNLGTVEQPVDGTVTVRPNVWLMTSEELPPLLLTVEQVSTLLGIGRHGVYDLIRQGAIRSVKVGALRRVSARALSEYVSTLELGETG, from the coding sequence ATGGAACAGCAGCAACTTTTCAACCTCGGCACAGTCGAGCAACCGGTGGACGGCACGGTCACGGTCCGGCCGAACGTATGGCTGATGACCTCGGAGGAGCTGCCACCCCTCCTCCTCACGGTGGAGCAGGTGTCCACGCTGCTCGGCATCGGTCGGCACGGCGTCTACGACCTCATCCGCCAGGGCGCGATCCGTTCGGTGAAGGTCGGAGCCCTACGGCGCGTCTCGGCTCGAGCCCTGTCCGAGTACGTCAGCACGCTAGAACTGGGCGAGACCGGATGA
- a CDS encoding tyrosine-type recombinase/integrase, translating to MSGAAKKANGEGTVFQRPNGRWSGQCYVTQTDGRRVRRTVTGATKREVEKKISELIERESSGRRIAPADLTVESYLQEWLGQVVIHRVRANTLAAYRFQAERYLIPDLGRKRLSALSARDLRLYFESMRRRDVGARTIGYVHATLRAALEDAVREELLDRNVAKLVRVPRPEKVEREPLSVDEVKTLLRHSRDDRLIALIIVLALLGLRRSEALGLMWTDVDLDAGWLQVRRGLQRINGQLISMPTKTARSRRTIPLPDVIVEALLSHRQRQAKERVELAEKWPDLGYVFTTPIGTPIDPRNCTRIVQNACRDAGVRIVRLHDFRHGCVSVLLALGVPPRTAMDIAGHSTIEMTMNVYGHVTLDEKREALDRLGGLFEEEK from the coding sequence ATGAGCGGGGCCGCCAAGAAGGCCAACGGCGAAGGCACGGTGTTCCAGCGCCCCAACGGTCGCTGGTCTGGACAGTGCTATGTCACCCAGACCGATGGCAGGCGGGTCCGCAGGACCGTCACGGGGGCCACGAAGCGCGAGGTCGAGAAGAAGATCTCCGAGCTGATCGAGCGTGAGTCAAGCGGACGGCGCATCGCACCCGCCGACCTCACGGTCGAGAGCTACCTCCAGGAGTGGCTCGGCCAGGTCGTGATTCACCGTGTCCGGGCGAACACGTTGGCGGCCTACCGGTTCCAGGCCGAGCGTTACCTGATCCCGGACCTGGGCAGGAAACGTCTGTCCGCGTTGTCCGCGCGCGACCTCAGGCTCTACTTCGAGTCGATGCGCAGGCGTGACGTCGGCGCGCGCACGATCGGTTACGTGCACGCCACCCTGCGGGCCGCTCTCGAGGACGCAGTCCGGGAGGAGCTCCTCGACCGGAACGTCGCGAAGCTCGTCCGGGTCCCCCGGCCGGAGAAGGTCGAGCGCGAGCCGTTGAGCGTCGACGAGGTCAAGACGCTGCTGCGACACAGTCGAGACGACCGCCTGATCGCCCTGATCATCGTGCTGGCGCTCCTCGGCCTACGCAGGAGCGAAGCGCTCGGCCTCATGTGGACCGACGTCGATCTCGACGCCGGATGGCTCCAGGTTCGCCGCGGCCTTCAGCGCATCAACGGCCAGCTGATCTCCATGCCCACCAAGACGGCCCGTTCCCGTCGCACCATCCCGCTTCCCGACGTGATCGTCGAGGCGTTGCTCAGCCACCGACAGAGGCAGGCGAAGGAACGCGTCGAACTTGCCGAGAAGTGGCCCGACCTCGGCTACGTCTTCACCACTCCGATCGGCACGCCCATCGATCCCCGAAACTGCACCCGCATCGTGCAGAACGCCTGCCGAGATGCCGGCGTCAGGATCGTCCGGCTGCACGACTTCCGCCACGGGTGCGTCTCGGTTCTCCTGGCACTCGGCGTCCCACCCCGGACCGCCATGGACATCGCCGGCCACTCGACGATCGAGATGACCATGAATGTCTATGGCCACGTCACGCTCGACGAGAAGCGCGAGGCTCTGGACCGGCTCGGTGGCCTCTTCGAGGAGGAGAAGTGA
- a CDS encoding phosphoenolpyruvate carboxykinase (GTP): MADVEAALDAAGLTNPRVRDYVRHYAELTGAERVEVVTAADDARLIQEALDAGELLPAGEGRYYSRSYHKDTARSEERTIVCTSNPQDKGVYNNWRPSSEMKPLLEDRMRGASAGKTMYVIPYLMSPPGNELAPWAAGVELTDTRTVVLHMIRMSRVGVDFLNDLEDPDSFVRAVHVTGDLENLGQGTPEDQRYFVTVADERTILHFGSSYGGNALLGKIAHGLRQAAYDGWTSKKFLAEQYMLIGIHDKETGKTYHVCGGFPSASGKTNLAMMLAPDALGERYHVSFYGDDIAWLWVDETDGRLYGMNPEYGVFGVAKDTNEVTNPTALHSVDPGTGTIFTNIAYNATTGEVWWEGRTPEPPADVEGWLDWMGAPISDRKEGDTSPWAHPNSRFTTTLDNVPNIAPDYNAAKGVPIDAIIFGGRTRDREPLIRAITDLAEGVYDGLTLGAEATAAAEGVEGQLRYDPMSNRPFMAYGEGDYAAHYLKIVGAAKEQPIFAHVNWFQRDPEDGHFLWHGYRDNLRPLLWLLQLKNGEVKGRETPVGIIPTEDELVLDGMDTRPEDLERILSIDVDRWKQEIGFREEHLRQFDRLPEEIWEAHRRVAAALEAAED, encoded by the coding sequence ATGGCAGACGTCGAGGCGGCACTGGATGCCGCAGGCCTCACCAACCCACGAGTCCGGGATTACGTCCGGCACTATGCGGAGCTGACCGGCGCCGAGCGCGTCGAGGTCGTCACCGCCGCGGACGACGCACGGCTGATCCAGGAAGCGCTGGACGCCGGCGAGCTGCTCCCGGCCGGCGAGGGTCGCTACTACTCCCGCAGCTACCACAAGGACACCGCGCGCTCCGAGGAGCGCACCATCGTCTGCACCAGCAACCCGCAGGACAAGGGCGTCTACAACAACTGGCGCCCCTCCTCGGAGATGAAGCCCCTCCTGGAGGACCGCATGCGCGGCGCCTCGGCGGGCAAGACGATGTACGTCATTCCCTACCTGATGTCGCCTCCCGGCAACGAGCTGGCGCCCTGGGCAGCCGGCGTCGAGCTGACCGACACCCGCACCGTCGTGCTGCACATGATCCGCATGTCCCGCGTGGGCGTCGACTTCCTCAACGACCTGGAGGATCCCGACAGCTTCGTGCGCGCCGTGCACGTCACCGGCGACCTGGAGAACCTCGGCCAGGGCACCCCCGAGGACCAGCGCTACTTCGTGACCGTCGCCGACGAGCGCACGATCCTGCACTTCGGCTCGTCCTACGGCGGCAACGCGCTGCTCGGCAAGATCGCCCACGGCCTGCGCCAGGCGGCGTACGACGGCTGGACGTCGAAGAAGTTCCTGGCCGAGCAGTACATGCTCATCGGGATCCACGACAAGGAGACCGGCAAGACCTACCACGTCTGCGGCGGCTTCCCGAGCGCCTCGGGCAAGACGAACCTCGCGATGATGCTGGCGCCGGACGCCCTCGGCGAGCGCTACCACGTCTCCTTCTACGGCGACGACATCGCGTGGCTGTGGGTCGACGAGACCGACGGCAGGCTCTACGGCATGAACCCGGAGTACGGCGTCTTCGGCGTCGCGAAGGACACCAACGAGGTGACCAACCCGACCGCACTGCACTCCGTGGACCCGGGCACCGGCACGATCTTCACCAACATCGCCTACAACGCCACGACCGGCGAGGTCTGGTGGGAGGGCCGCACCCCCGAGCCGCCGGCCGACGTCGAGGGCTGGCTGGACTGGATGGGCGCGCCGATCTCGGACCGCAAGGAGGGCGACACCTCGCCCTGGGCCCACCCGAACAGCCGCTTCACCACGACGCTCGACAACGTCCCCAACATCGCGCCCGACTACAACGCGGCGAAGGGCGTGCCGATCGACGCGATCATCTTCGGCGGCCGCACCCGCGACCGGGAGCCGCTGATCCGCGCGATCACCGACCTGGCCGAGGGCGTCTACGACGGCCTCACCCTGGGCGCCGAGGCGACCGCCGCGGCCGAGGGCGTCGAGGGCCAGCTGCGCTACGACCCCATGTCGAACCGGCCGTTCATGGCCTACGGCGAGGGCGACTACGCCGCGCACTACCTCAAGATCGTCGGCGCCGCGAAGGAGCAGCCGATCTTCGCCCACGTGAACTGGTTCCAGCGCGACCCCGAGGACGGCCACTTCCTCTGGCACGGCTACCGCGACAACCTGCGACCGCTGCTGTGGCTGCTGCAGCTCAAGAACGGCGAGGTGAAGGGGCGCGAGACCCCGGTCGGCATCATCCCCACCGAGGACGAGCTCGTCCTCGACGGCATGGACACGCGGCCCGAGGACCTCGAGCGCATCCTGTCGATCGACGTGGACCGCTGGAAGCAGGAGATCGGGTTCCGTGAGGAGCACCTGCGCCAGTTCGACCGGCTGCCGGAGGAGATCTGGGAGGCGCACCGCCGCGTCGCCGCGGCCCTCGAGGCCGCCGAGGACTGA
- a CDS encoding phosphoenolpyruvate carboxykinase (GTP) — protein sequence MTAETQAPTTHQGILDFVNEVAAMTRPDSIHWCTGSDEEWTELTNALESTGTFTRLNPSIKPNSFYAASDPIDVARVEDRTYICSVDEKDCGPTNNWMDPNEMKALMRKLYEGCMQGRTMYVIPFVMGHLDAEKPMFGIEITDSAYVTASMRVMARMGSAVLARMEELNADFVPALHSVGMPLEPGQADVAWPCSDTKYIVQFPEERAIWSFGSGYGGNALLGKKCYALRIASVMARDEGWLAEHMLILKLTSPQGLVKYIAAAFPSACGKTNLAMLQPTIPGWKVETLGDDIAWMRVGEDGRLWAVNPEFGFFGVAPGTNYHTNPNAMKTIEKGNSVFTNVALTEDGDVWWEGLENPPAKATSWKGEPWTPESEELSSHANSRYCTPIKQCDILAAEYDDPRGVPIDAILFGGRRKTTVPLVFEARDWTHGTFLGATLSSETTAAAVGAVGVVRRDPMAMLPFIGYNAGDYFNHWITVGKENDAAKLPKIFYVNWFRRDDEGGFLWPGFGENSRVLKWVVERIEGQAAAVETPIGHVPAPGSLDTEGLDMSEDALASALAVDVEEWKAEIPQIQEWFEKFGDDLPAVLWTELDGLKARLGA from the coding sequence ATGACCGCCGAGACGCAGGCACCCACCACCCACCAGGGCATCCTCGACTTCGTCAACGAAGTCGCCGCGATGACCCGCCCCGACTCCATCCACTGGTGCACCGGCTCCGACGAGGAGTGGACCGAGCTCACCAACGCCCTCGAGTCCACCGGGACCTTCACCCGGCTGAACCCCTCCATCAAGCCGAACTCCTTCTACGCCGCCTCCGACCCGATCGATGTCGCACGTGTTGAGGACCGCACGTACATCTGCTCGGTCGACGAGAAGGACTGCGGGCCCACCAACAACTGGATGGACCCCAACGAGATGAAGGCGCTCATGCGCAAGCTCTACGAGGGCTGCATGCAGGGCCGGACGATGTACGTCATCCCGTTCGTGATGGGCCACCTGGACGCCGAGAAGCCGATGTTCGGCATCGAGATCACCGACTCGGCCTACGTCACCGCCTCGATGCGCGTGATGGCCCGGATGGGATCTGCCGTCCTCGCGCGCATGGAGGAGCTGAACGCCGACTTCGTGCCCGCCCTCCACTCCGTGGGCATGCCCCTGGAACCCGGCCAGGCGGACGTGGCGTGGCCCTGCAGCGACACCAAGTACATCGTGCAGTTCCCCGAGGAGCGCGCGATCTGGTCCTTCGGCTCCGGCTACGGCGGCAACGCCCTGCTCGGCAAGAAGTGCTACGCCCTGCGCATCGCGAGCGTCATGGCCCGTGACGAGGGCTGGCTCGCCGAGCACATGCTCATCCTCAAGCTCACCAGCCCGCAGGGCCTCGTGAAGTACATCGCCGCGGCGTTCCCGTCCGCGTGCGGCAAGACCAACCTCGCCATGCTCCAGCCCACCATCCCGGGCTGGAAGGTCGAGACCCTCGGCGACGACATCGCGTGGATGCGCGTCGGCGAGGACGGCCGCCTGTGGGCGGTCAACCCGGAGTTCGGCTTCTTCGGCGTCGCGCCGGGCACGAACTACCACACCAACCCCAACGCGATGAAGACGATCGAGAAGGGCAACTCGGTCTTCACCAACGTCGCGCTCACCGAGGACGGCGACGTCTGGTGGGAGGGCCTGGAGAACCCGCCGGCCAAGGCGACCTCCTGGAAGGGCGAGCCCTGGACCCCCGAGTCCGAGGAGCTCAGCAGCCACGCCAACAGCCGCTACTGCACGCCGATCAAGCAGTGCGACATCCTCGCGGCCGAGTACGACGACCCGCGCGGCGTGCCGATCGACGCGATCCTCTTCGGCGGCCGTCGCAAGACGACCGTCCCGCTGGTCTTCGAGGCCCGCGACTGGACCCACGGCACGTTCCTCGGCGCCACGCTCTCCTCGGAGACCACCGCGGCCGCCGTCGGCGCGGTCGGCGTGGTGCGTCGCGACCCGATGGCGATGCTGCCCTTCATCGGCTACAACGCCGGCGACTACTTCAACCACTGGATCACGGTCGGCAAGGAGAACGACGCAGCGAAGCTGCCGAAGATCTTCTACGTCAACTGGTTCCGCCGCGACGACGAGGGCGGCTTCCTGTGGCCGGGCTTCGGTGAGAACTCCCGCGTCCTGAAGTGGGTCGTGGAGCGCATCGAGGGCCAGGCCGCCGCGGTCGAGACCCCGATCGGCCACGTGCCCGCCCCGGGCTCGCTCGACACCGAGGGCCTCGACATGTCCGAGGACGCCCTCGCGTCGGCTCTGGCCGTCGACGTCGAGGAGTGGAAGGCCGAGATCCCGCAGATCCAGGAGTGGTTCGAGAAGTTCGGCGACGACCTCCCGGCCGTGCTCTGGACCGAGCTCGACGGCCTCAAGGCCCGCCTGGGCGCCTGA
- a CDS encoding LuxR family transcriptional regulator, whose product MQKGKFRVGTYGPEDRALFESEATSLYEEVAETGELSAHDPRVVPDGPLHAAFRLLVELGLLSTGQVADVYVPVDPTSVQSRIVSPLGQEGAKLLEESSQWAKAFGSLSHAWRRAPQSIERGPFTHIRNEAIDPFIAGLVAECEEEILTAQPQTGRDPQTLARAALRDTTALERGVKMRTLYQHSARRSAVTHKYVAAVTERGAEVRTLDEFFNRMIVIDRRVAVIPGQEDLRAVMAIREPSVVAYLVDIFERTWERARPFTNRETSMMKDIAAEQRAMTIRMLIEGHADPASAKRLGVSTRTYAGYIADLKEEYEAETRFQLGYTMGSQGISGNESG is encoded by the coding sequence GTGCAGAAGGGGAAGTTCAGGGTGGGCACCTACGGTCCCGAGGATCGTGCGCTCTTCGAATCCGAGGCCACCTCGCTCTACGAGGAGGTCGCGGAGACGGGTGAGCTCTCTGCGCACGACCCACGCGTCGTTCCCGACGGGCCGCTGCACGCGGCCTTCCGGCTGCTGGTCGAGCTCGGTCTGCTGAGCACGGGTCAGGTCGCCGACGTCTACGTCCCGGTCGACCCGACCAGCGTCCAGTCGCGCATCGTGTCGCCGCTGGGCCAGGAGGGCGCCAAGCTCCTGGAGGAGTCCTCGCAGTGGGCGAAGGCCTTCGGGTCCCTGTCCCATGCGTGGCGACGGGCGCCGCAGAGCATCGAGCGCGGCCCCTTCACCCACATCCGCAACGAGGCGATCGACCCCTTCATCGCCGGCCTCGTGGCCGAGTGCGAGGAGGAGATCCTCACCGCGCAGCCCCAGACCGGCCGCGACCCGCAGACCCTGGCCCGCGCCGCTCTGCGCGACACGACCGCCCTCGAGCGCGGCGTCAAGATGCGCACGCTCTACCAGCACAGCGCCCGCCGCTCCGCGGTCACCCACAAGTACGTCGCCGCGGTGACCGAGCGGGGCGCCGAGGTGCGCACCCTCGACGAGTTCTTCAACCGGATGATCGTCATCGACCGCCGGGTGGCGGTCATCCCCGGCCAGGAGGACCTCCGCGCGGTCATGGCGATCCGGGAGCCCTCGGTGGTGGCCTACCTGGTCGACATCTTCGAGCGCACCTGGGAGCGGGCCCGCCCGTTCACCAACCGCGAGACCAGCATGATGAAGGACATCGCCGCCGAGCAGCGGGCGATGACGATCCGGATGCTGATCGAGGGACACGCTGACCCCGCCAGCGCCAAGCGGCTGGGGGTGAGCACCCGCACCTACGCCGGCTACATCGCCGACCTCAAGGAGGAGTACGAGGCGGAGACCCGCTTCCAGCTCGGCTACACGATGGGCAGCCAGGGGATCTCGGGCAACGAGTCGGGCTGA
- a CDS encoding excalibur calcium-binding domain-containing protein translates to MPADSGAPVEVTHHITDPGDGDGDGSYASCDAARAAGAAPLHRGDPGYGPQLDGDGDGIACE, encoded by the coding sequence GTGCCGGCGGACTCCGGCGCCCCGGTCGAGGTCACCCACCACATCACCGACCCCGGGGACGGCGACGGGGACGGGTCCTACGCGAGCTGTGACGCGGCCCGGGCCGCCGGCGCGGCCCCGCTCCACCGGGGAGACCCGGGCTACGGGCCGCAGCTGGACGGCGACGGCGACGGGATCGCCTGCGAGTGA
- a CDS encoding biotin/lipoyl-binding carrier protein: MAREQVTEILAEMVANVMSVAVSPGDAVAAGDTVVLLESMKMEIPVIAEAAGTVRGVKVGPGDVVQEGDVLIELVLG, translated from the coding sequence ATGGCCCGCGAACAGGTGACCGAGATTCTCGCGGAGATGGTGGCCAACGTGATGAGCGTGGCCGTGTCTCCCGGAGACGCCGTGGCGGCGGGCGACACCGTCGTGCTCCTGGAGTCGATGAAGATGGAGATCCCCGTGATCGCGGAGGCCGCCGGCACCGTGCGCGGGGTCAAGGTCGGCCCCGGTGACGTCGTCCAGGAGGGCGACGTGCTGATCGAGCTCGTCCTGGGCTGA